One Pectobacterium colocasium DNA segment encodes these proteins:
- a CDS encoding Wadjet anti-phage system protein JetD domain-containing protein has translation MSETNSRPPWGLLQQDAVEVLKAKYWNNRKTLKSLLIGKTEFPIQISLKPPKGNAALNNIIHFQEFVDSWKSFCEQAAYESIQVNVRWDTVTFRSLSEQKVPTYLTIPDISSLAQMLGDEAGKQLRNWQSRIANIFDSLSIELAKCTVHSIRPTYERELFSVLISNLETLSGFSDSDMQLLVKLIPQFHKGMGSGCYLRALPVIFVDTKFIEKNLGFIESVTAAIIDCSAKEMGLLSWLDCRDKPKDWLLVRPLCKNTADSLGGLPVLRMSSETLLGFELPAKNILVIENEQSCLSLDNIPDTIAVSGGGKNVSWMRADWLGNKRVAYWGDIDSEGLAILSDVRSKLSTVIPLMMDLETVEAYRDRMVDEPESLAREPVALTDRELMLFRMLRNGDYGCTRLEQERLPMDFVHEKVRQWAG, from the coding sequence ATGTCTGAAACAAATAGTCGACCACCATGGGGGCTTCTCCAGCAAGATGCCGTTGAAGTACTGAAGGCTAAGTATTGGAATAATAGAAAGACTTTAAAGAGTTTGCTTATTGGTAAGACCGAATTTCCGATACAGATATCTCTGAAGCCGCCAAAAGGAAATGCAGCCCTGAATAATATCATTCATTTTCAGGAGTTTGTGGATTCCTGGAAGTCGTTTTGCGAACAGGCTGCATATGAGTCCATACAAGTTAACGTCCGTTGGGATACCGTAACATTTAGATCGCTTTCTGAGCAGAAAGTGCCAACCTATTTGACAATACCTGATATCAGCTCGCTTGCTCAAATGCTTGGTGATGAGGCAGGGAAACAGCTTAGAAACTGGCAGTCCAGAATTGCAAATATCTTTGATTCACTCTCCATAGAACTTGCTAAATGCACTGTCCACTCAATAAGGCCAACCTATGAGCGTGAATTGTTCTCCGTACTCATTTCGAATCTGGAAACCTTATCCGGTTTTAGTGATTCAGACATGCAATTGCTAGTTAAACTCATTCCTCAGTTTCACAAAGGCATGGGGAGTGGATGTTATTTAAGGGCTCTTCCTGTCATATTTGTCGATACCAAATTCATAGAGAAAAATCTGGGGTTTATTGAGTCAGTTACCGCAGCCATCATCGATTGCTCTGCAAAGGAAATGGGGCTTTTGAGTTGGCTGGATTGCAGAGATAAGCCAAAAGATTGGTTGTTAGTAAGGCCGTTGTGTAAAAACACTGCGGATTCCCTCGGAGGTCTGCCAGTGTTACGAATGTCGTCTGAAACATTATTAGGCTTCGAGTTGCCTGCTAAAAATATTCTTGTGATTGAGAATGAGCAGTCGTGCCTGTCTCTCGATAATATCCCTGACACGATCGCTGTGTCGGGAGGAGGCAAGAACGTTTCATGGATGAGGGCTGATTGGCTTGGCAATAAGCGAGTTGCCTATTGGGGTGATATTGATTCTGAAGGGCTTGCCATACTCAGTGATGTTCGCAGTAAGTTGAGTACGGTTATCCCGCTGATGATGGATTTGGAGACCGTTGAGGCCTACCGAGATAGGATGGTTGACGAGCCAGAATCGTTAGCTAGAGAGCCCGTTGCATTGACTGACCGGGAACTGATGCTCTTTAGAATGCTGCGCAATGGTGATTACGGCTGTACGCGTTTAGAACAAGAGCGTTTGCCGATGGATTTTGTCCACGAGAAAGTGCGGCAGTGGGCTGGCTAA
- the pstS gene encoding phosphate ABC transporter substrate-binding protein PstS, with the protein MKLMRTTLASVVAATFSLTAFSAFAAANLTGAGATFPAPVYAKWADSYQKETGNKVNYQGIGSSGGVKQIIAKTVDFGASDAPLADDKLAQDGLFQFPTVIGGVVLAVNVPGIKSGELTLDGKTLGDIYLGNIKKWNDPAITKLNPNAKLPDQDIAVVRRADGSGTSFVFTSYLAKVNAEWKEKVGSGSTVNWPTGLGGKGNDGIAAFVQRLPGSIGYVEYAYAKQNNLAYTKLISADGKPVSPTEQSFSNAAKEIDWSKSFAQDLTNQKGADAWPITSTTFILVHTKQDKPEQGAEVLKFFDWAFKKGGEQATALDYATLPKEVVEQIRAAWKTQVKDSNGKALY; encoded by the coding sequence ATGAAACTGATGCGTACCACTCTTGCCAGTGTTGTTGCGGCAACCTTTTCTCTGACGGCATTCTCTGCTTTTGCTGCTGCTAACCTCACCGGTGCCGGTGCGACATTCCCTGCGCCTGTTTATGCCAAATGGGCTGACTCTTATCAAAAAGAAACCGGTAATAAAGTTAACTATCAAGGCATCGGTTCTTCTGGCGGTGTAAAACAGATTATCGCTAAAACGGTAGACTTCGGTGCTTCTGATGCGCCGCTGGCTGACGACAAATTAGCACAGGATGGTTTATTCCAGTTCCCTACCGTTATCGGTGGCGTGGTACTGGCAGTGAACGTTCCTGGTATCAAATCTGGCGAATTGACGCTGGATGGCAAAACACTGGGTGATATCTACCTGGGCAACATCAAAAAATGGAACGACCCGGCAATCACCAAACTGAACCCGAATGCCAAGCTGCCGGATCAGGATATCGCTGTTGTTCGTCGTGCTGACGGTTCTGGTACCTCTTTCGTGTTCACCAGCTACCTGGCGAAAGTGAATGCTGAGTGGAAAGAGAAAGTCGGTTCTGGCTCTACCGTTAACTGGCCAACCGGTCTGGGCGGTAAAGGTAACGATGGTATCGCCGCGTTCGTACAGCGTCTGCCTGGTTCTATCGGTTACGTAGAATATGCGTATGCCAAGCAGAACAACCTGGCTTACACCAAACTGATTTCTGCCGATGGTAAGCCAGTTAGCCCGACTGAACAGAGCTTCAGCAACGCGGCTAAAGAGATCGACTGGAGCAAATCTTTTGCTCAGGATCTGACCAACCAGAAAGGCGCGGATGCGTGGCCAATCACGTCAACTACTTTCATTCTGGTTCACACCAAGCAGGATAAACCTGAGCAGGGCGCTGAAGTGTTGAAATTCTTCGACTGGGCGTTCAAGAAAGGTGGCGAGCAGGCAACTGCTCTGGATTACGCCACACTGCCAAAAGAAGTGGTTGAGCAAATCCGTGCTGCCTGGAAAACCCAGGTAAAAGACAGCAACGGTAAAGCGCTGTACTAA
- the pstC gene encoding phosphate ABC transporter permease PstC, giving the protein MAEYKPTIKAPGKYGDILFSTLVKLAALVTLLLLGGIIVSLIVASWPSIEKFGFAFLWTKEWDAPAEQFGALVPIYGTVVTSLIALIIAIPISFGIALFLTELAPAWLKRPLGVAIELLAAIPSIVYGMWGLFIFAPLFAEYFQQPVGNVLSGIPIVGALFSGPAFGIGILAAGVILAIMIIPYIAAVMRDVFEQTPVMMKESAYGIGCTTWEVIWRIVLPYTKNGVIGGVMLGLGRALGETMAVTFIIGNTYQLDSASLYMPGNSITSALANEFAEAESGLHTAALMELGLILFVITFIVLACSKLMVMRLAKNEGAR; this is encoded by the coding sequence ATGGCTGAGTACAAGCCAACTATCAAAGCCCCGGGAAAATATGGCGATATCCTCTTCAGCACGCTGGTAAAACTGGCGGCGCTGGTCACGCTACTGCTCTTGGGAGGCATCATTGTTTCCCTGATTGTGGCGTCTTGGCCCAGCATCGAGAAGTTCGGTTTTGCCTTCTTGTGGACGAAAGAGTGGGATGCGCCCGCAGAACAGTTTGGTGCACTGGTGCCGATTTACGGTACCGTCGTGACCTCACTGATTGCACTCATTATTGCCATCCCGATTAGCTTCGGGATTGCGTTATTTCTGACCGAACTGGCACCCGCATGGTTGAAACGCCCGCTTGGCGTGGCGATTGAATTGCTGGCGGCCATACCGAGTATTGTTTACGGCATGTGGGGGCTGTTCATTTTCGCTCCGCTGTTTGCCGAATACTTCCAACAGCCGGTAGGCAACGTCCTGTCCGGCATTCCTATTGTGGGCGCACTGTTCTCCGGCCCGGCGTTCGGAATCGGTATTCTGGCAGCTGGCGTCATTCTTGCCATCATGATTATCCCGTACATTGCAGCGGTGATGCGTGATGTGTTTGAGCAAACGCCAGTCATGATGAAAGAGTCTGCTTACGGCATCGGCTGTACGACGTGGGAAGTGATCTGGCGCATTGTGTTGCCTTACACCAAAAACGGCGTAATCGGTGGAGTGATGTTGGGATTAGGGCGCGCCCTGGGGGAAACCATGGCGGTCACCTTTATCATCGGTAACACCTACCAGCTCGACAGCGCATCGCTCTATATGCCTGGTAACAGTATTACTTCTGCGTTGGCGAATGAATTTGCTGAAGCCGAATCGGGTCTGCACACGGCGGCGCTGATGGAGCTGGGCCTGATTCTGTTTGTGATTACCTTTATTGTTTTGGCGTGTTCAAAGCTGATGGTGATGCGTCTGGCAAAAAATGAGGGGGCGCGCTAA
- the pstA gene encoding phosphate ABC transporter permease PstA, with translation MATLGIEQEAELARSRRKMQAWRRQKNRIALFLSMSTMAFGLFWLIWILFSTVTRGVDGMSLALFTEMTPPPNTAGGGLANAIVGSGLLILWATLLGTPLGIMAGIYLAEYGRKSWIAEVIRFINDILLSAPSIVVGLFVYTLVVAKMQHFSGWAGVIALALLQVPIVIRTTENMLKLVPDSLREAAYALGTPKWKMISAITLKASVSGIITGVLLAIARIAGETAPLLFTSLSNQFWSTDLMHPIANLPVTIFKFAMSPFVEWQQLAWAGVLLITLCVLLLNILARVIFSAKKH, from the coding sequence ATGGCTACATTAGGCATAGAACAAGAAGCCGAACTGGCACGCTCGCGGCGTAAAATGCAGGCCTGGCGTCGCCAGAAAAACCGCATTGCGCTGTTCTTATCCATGTCCACGATGGCATTTGGCCTGTTCTGGTTGATCTGGATCCTGTTCTCGACAGTCACCCGCGGCGTAGACGGTATGTCTCTGGCATTGTTTACCGAGATGACGCCGCCGCCGAATACGGCAGGTGGCGGACTGGCAAACGCCATCGTCGGGAGCGGATTACTGATCCTGTGGGCGACGCTACTGGGGACGCCGCTGGGCATCATGGCGGGTATCTATCTGGCGGAATACGGTCGTAAATCCTGGATCGCCGAAGTGATTCGTTTCATCAACGATATCCTGCTGTCAGCACCGTCAATTGTCGTCGGTCTGTTTGTCTACACGCTGGTGGTGGCAAAGATGCAGCACTTCTCCGGCTGGGCGGGTGTGATTGCGCTGGCGCTGTTGCAGGTGCCGATTGTGATCCGTACCACCGAGAACATGCTAAAACTGGTGCCGGATAGCCTGCGTGAAGCGGCTTATGCACTGGGTACGCCGAAATGGAAAATGATTTCTGCGATTACCCTGAAGGCATCGGTATCGGGCATCATCACCGGGGTGCTGCTGGCTATCGCGCGTATTGCTGGGGAAACCGCACCGCTGCTGTTTACGTCGCTGTCGAATCAGTTCTGGAGCACGGATCTGATGCATCCGATTGCTAACCTGCCAGTGACCATATTCAAATTTGCCATGAGTCCGTTTGTGGAGTGGCAACAGTTGGCCTGGGCAGGGGTTCTGCTGATTACGCTGTGCGTTCTACTGCTGAATATTCTGGCGCGTGTTATTTTCTCTGCTAAGAAGCATTAA
- the pstB gene encoding phosphate ABC transporter ATP-binding protein PstB, whose protein sequence is MSMATETSNKIQVRDLNFYYGKFHALKNITLDIAANQVTAFIGPSGCGKSTLLRTLNKMYQLYPEQRAEGDILLDGNNILTDKQDIALLRAKVGMVFQKPTPFPMSIYDNIAFGVRLFEKLSRADMDERVQWALTKAALWQETKDKLHQSGYSLSGGQQQRLCIARGIAIRPDVLLLDEPCSALDPISTGRIEELISELKKDYTVVIVTHNMQQAARCSDHTAFMYLGELIEFSDTDTLFTAPRQKQTEDYITGRYG, encoded by the coding sequence ATGAGTATGGCTACTGAGACATCCAACAAAATCCAGGTACGCGATCTGAATTTCTATTACGGAAAATTCCATGCGTTAAAAAACATCACGCTGGATATTGCCGCGAATCAGGTTACCGCGTTTATCGGCCCGTCCGGCTGTGGTAAATCCACGCTGTTGCGTACGCTGAACAAAATGTACCAGCTCTATCCTGAGCAGCGTGCTGAAGGTGATATTCTGCTGGATGGCAATAACATCCTGACGGATAAGCAAGATATCGCCCTGCTGCGCGCCAAGGTTGGCATGGTTTTCCAGAAGCCGACGCCGTTCCCGATGTCCATTTACGATAACATCGCGTTTGGCGTGCGCCTGTTTGAAAAGCTGTCTCGCGCCGATATGGATGAGCGTGTGCAGTGGGCGCTGACCAAAGCGGCGCTATGGCAAGAGACGAAAGATAAACTGCACCAGAGCGGCTATAGCCTGTCTGGTGGTCAACAGCAGCGTTTATGTATTGCACGCGGTATTGCGATCCGCCCGGATGTCTTGCTGCTGGATGAACCTTGTTCTGCGCTCGACCCCATTTCTACAGGCCGCATTGAAGAGCTGATCTCCGAGCTGAAAAAAGACTACACCGTGGTCATTGTGACTCACAACATGCAGCAGGCGGCGCGTTGTTCCGATCATACGGCGTTTATGTATTTGGGTGAGCTGATCGAGTTCAGCGATACTGATACCCTGTTTACTGCCCCACGGCAGAAACAGACTGAAGATTACATCACCGGCCGCTACGGTTGA
- the phoU gene encoding phosphate signaling complex protein PhoU, giving the protein MDNLNLNKHISGQFNAELEHIRTQVLTMGGLVEQQLTDAITAMHNQDAELAQQVIEGDAKVNMMEVAIDEACVRIIAKRQPTASDLRLVMAIIKTISELERIGDVADKICRTALEKFSHQHQPLLVSLESLGRHTVQMLHDVLDAFARMDLDEAIRIYREDKKVDKEYEGIVRQLMTHMMEDSRTIPSVLTALFCARSIERIGDRCQNICEFIFYFVKGQDFRHLGGDALEKLLAQKDKKAEE; this is encoded by the coding sequence ATGGATAATCTGAATCTGAACAAACACATTTCCGGTCAGTTTAACGCCGAACTGGAGCATATCCGCACGCAGGTCCTGACAATGGGCGGGCTGGTGGAGCAGCAACTGACGGATGCTATCACCGCCATGCATAATCAGGACGCGGAGCTGGCTCAGCAGGTCATCGAAGGCGATGCCAAAGTTAACATGATGGAAGTGGCGATTGATGAAGCCTGCGTGCGCATTATCGCGAAACGTCAGCCTACCGCGAGCGACTTGCGTCTGGTGATGGCGATCATCAAAACCATCTCTGAACTGGAACGTATCGGTGACGTGGCGGATAAAATCTGTCGCACCGCGCTGGAGAAATTCTCCCATCAGCATCAGCCGCTGCTGGTTAGCCTGGAATCATTAGGGCGCCATACCGTGCAAATGCTGCATGACGTGCTGGATGCTTTTGCCCGTATGGATCTGGACGAAGCGATTCGTATTTATCGTGAAGATAAGAAAGTCGATAAAGAGTACGAAGGCATTGTGCGTCAACTGATGACTCACATGATGGAAGATTCCCGCACCATCCCAAGCGTGCTGACCGCGCTGTTCTGCGCCCGTTCTATCGAGCGTATCGGTGACCGTTGCCAGAACATCTGCGAATTTATCTTCTACTTCGTCAAAGGCCAGGACTTCCGTCACCTTGGTGGCGATGCGCTGGAAAAGTTGCTGGCGCAGAAAGATAAAAAAGCGGAAGAGTAA
- a CDS encoding helix-turn-helix domain-containing protein → MSDELTRRIGKTLKILRKDKNWSLTRTSEETGVSKAMLGQIERGESSPTVATLWKIATGMNVAFSTFIEPTLAAEDVTYRSGTGSAFRESEVGMHVVPLFPFDEKLRFDLLVIELAAGASSTSSAHENGVIEHIIVLDGQLEMTIDGQTHSLSAGDALRFAADREHRYYNPTATTARFHDLIHYPAKTKS, encoded by the coding sequence ATGTCTGATGAGCTAACCCGCCGCATTGGCAAAACCTTGAAAATATTAAGAAAAGATAAAAACTGGAGCCTCACGCGCACATCAGAAGAAACGGGCGTGAGCAAAGCGATGTTGGGCCAAATAGAACGGGGCGAATCCAGCCCGACGGTGGCCACCTTGTGGAAAATTGCAACCGGTATGAATGTGGCGTTCTCTACTTTCATTGAACCGACGCTCGCAGCGGAAGACGTGACGTATCGATCAGGGACAGGTTCAGCATTCAGGGAAAGCGAGGTGGGAATGCACGTTGTGCCGCTTTTCCCCTTCGACGAAAAACTGCGTTTTGATCTGTTGGTCATTGAGTTGGCAGCGGGTGCCAGCAGCACCTCATCGGCGCATGAAAACGGGGTGATCGAACATATTATTGTGCTGGATGGTCAATTGGAAATGACCATTGATGGGCAGACGCATTCACTGTCCGCTGGGGATGCCCTACGCTTTGCCGCCGACAGAGAACACCGCTACTACAACCCTACCGCTACCACAGCACGCTTCCACGATCTGATTCACTATCCTGCTAAAACTAAATCGTGA